Proteins from a single region of Pithys albifrons albifrons isolate INPA30051 chromosome 10, PitAlb_v1, whole genome shotgun sequence:
- the SPATA46 gene encoding spermatogenesis-associated protein 46 — protein MGLWPYYRAEQQVPCSIYQPWGSSYSYFISTKGATQQCLGGLFSSLDTSPQECEQPDNLLESICSSSGSSNDPQAPERDSLTSSRASRITVQDILTASQCQPVLQHGYQCMLCCRIFPTLWLVKTHSSQKGYSCKGFYRRLRALREQEHKAQEAAAPKVPM, from the exons ATGGG ACTGTGGCCCTACTACCGTGCTGAACAGCAAGTTCCCTGTAGCATCTACCAGCCCTGGGGTTCATCCTACAGCTACTTCATAAGCACTAAAGGAGCtacacagcagtgcctgggtggcctcttctccagcctggacACCAGCCCCCAGGAGTGTGAGCAGCCTGACAATCTCTTGGAGAGcatctgctcctcctctggctcCTCCAATGACCCTCAAGCCCCTGAGAGGGACAGCCTGAcgagcagcagagccagcagaatCACAGTCCAGGACATCCTCactgcttcccagtgccagcctgtgCTCCAGCATGGGTACCAGTGCATGTTGTGCTGCCGCATCTTCCCCACATTGTGGTTGGTCAAGACACACAGCTCCCAGAAGGGCTACAGCTGCAAGGGGTTCTACCGCAGGCTCAGGGCCctgagggagcaggagcacaaGGCTCAGGAGGCTGCAGCCCCCAAGGTGCCCATGTAA